One window from the genome of Cyclobacterium amurskyense encodes:
- a CDS encoding DinB family protein — translation MKIASEKLIQDLVERTRININQVKKFNSLSEEKLNQKPGSEKWSILECIEHLNLYGDFYIPEISRSIAKSKTESNATFKSGFLGNYFAKTMLPKEKLNKMKTFKNKNPIGSSLDKTTLQRFLTQQVQLLDLLEKAKMVDLNKTKTAISISKWLKLKLGDTFRVVIYHNDRHMVQANKILQ, via the coding sequence ATGAAAATAGCCTCAGAAAAATTAATACAAGATTTAGTGGAACGAACACGTATTAACATCAATCAGGTAAAAAAATTCAATAGCTTATCTGAAGAAAAACTGAATCAAAAACCCGGATCGGAAAAATGGAGTATTTTGGAATGTATAGAACATCTGAACCTTTATGGAGATTTTTATATCCCGGAAATTAGCAGAAGCATAGCCAAATCAAAAACCGAATCAAATGCGACCTTCAAATCCGGTTTTCTTGGTAACTATTTTGCCAAAACCATGCTACCTAAGGAGAAATTGAACAAAATGAAAACCTTCAAGAACAAAAATCCTATAGGTAGCTCACTGGACAAAACAACTCTCCAGCGGTTTCTAACTCAACAAGTACAGCTATTAGATCTTCTCGAAAAGGCAAAAATGGTAGACCTTAACAAAACCAAAACGGCCATCAGTATCTCAAAATGGCTTAAATTGAAACTCGGCGATACTTTTAGGGTTGTCATTTACCACAATGACCGTCATATGGTACAAGCCAACAAAATTCTACAATAA
- a CDS encoding (deoxy)nucleoside triphosphate pyrophosphohydrolase — MKSIEVVAGIIFFKNQILCVQRPESKHQYISKKFEFPGGKVEPEETKIEALQRELLEELNIIPAIKSLYLTVEHTYPDFKVTMHGFLCEVDSKALSLREHISQEWLKPEELNQLDWAAADIPIVQKLQSNH; from the coding sequence ATGAAGAGCATTGAGGTTGTTGCAGGAATAATTTTTTTTAAAAACCAGATCCTTTGTGTGCAAAGACCAGAAAGCAAACATCAATATATTTCGAAAAAGTTTGAATTTCCTGGCGGAAAAGTAGAACCTGAAGAAACGAAAATAGAGGCTTTGCAACGTGAGTTATTGGAAGAACTGAACATTATTCCTGCCATTAAATCTCTATACCTTACTGTGGAGCATACCTATCCAGATTTTAAGGTGACAATGCATGGTTTCCTATGTGAGGTGGATTCAAAAGCACTTTCCCTCCGTGAGCATATAAGCCAGGAATGGCTAAAACCTGAAGAACTCAATCAGTTGGATTGGGCGGCAGCAGATATACCCATCGTGCAAAAATTACAAAGTAATCATTGA
- a CDS encoding alpha/beta hydrolase yields MEVADQAHNLYRSKATIAMNSVNKTMRFLVAFLLIIFQVHLNYGQTSLAKIDLEKGPYSVGFLHYTSADSSRTYSRIYDYSNEKIARPIPISIWYPSTQNVDSITSLRVLDYLQILKEEEEWENLPNEQILNWFYYANSPANQAHLKEKTNAYTDLEKAEGKYPLVVYAPSFQASSIENFALCEYLASEGFIVIASPSRGTETRWFGNKPEKEIETQARDVEFLIKKAMQLPNADPNKIAVMGFSFGGLSNVTAQMRNENIKAMVSLDGTERYQYALLKKSPFFDLNKLDVPYLHMAQKDIPEMVLKEDKIDSTLNTRFDLYDSLSLNRTYRLKFLDLTHAYFSTLGVLFEVRDTRQDKSDLEIMNAYKWVSILSLSFLKAYLLDDNMAKTTFKGQLEQISTNNKIISYQKKGQKGTAFTFNDFNDLAASKDYNGLWELYEQSKIKHPNLNLPEGSLNTLGLQLIFNSKTSNQGVNVFNLAIRLYPKSANLYDSLAEGFLYLGNHKKAIVNFKKSLDLNPHNQNAIDRLKSLTATP; encoded by the coding sequence ATGGAAGTTGCAGACCAAGCCCACAATCTTTACCGTAGTAAGGCAACCATTGCAATGAACTCAGTTAATAAAACCATGCGATTCCTTGTAGCATTCCTCCTCATTATTTTTCAAGTTCATTTAAATTATGGACAAACTTCCTTGGCTAAAATAGACCTAGAAAAAGGCCCCTACAGCGTTGGATTTCTGCATTACACCAGCGCAGACAGTTCCAGAACCTACAGTAGAATTTACGATTATAGCAATGAAAAAATCGCAAGGCCCATTCCTATAAGCATATGGTATCCTTCTACCCAAAATGTTGACAGCATAACATCGCTACGGGTTCTTGATTACCTTCAGATTTTAAAAGAGGAAGAGGAATGGGAAAACCTTCCCAATGAACAAATATTGAATTGGTTTTATTATGCCAACAGTCCCGCCAACCAAGCCCATCTTAAGGAGAAAACCAATGCCTATACTGATCTGGAAAAGGCCGAGGGAAAATATCCATTGGTTGTGTATGCACCAAGTTTTCAAGCTTCCTCCATTGAAAATTTCGCCCTGTGCGAATACCTGGCAAGCGAGGGTTTTATAGTAATTGCAAGTCCTAGCAGGGGAACCGAGACACGCTGGTTTGGAAATAAACCAGAGAAGGAAATAGAAACCCAAGCCAGAGATGTTGAATTCCTAATAAAAAAGGCAATGCAACTCCCAAATGCTGATCCCAATAAAATCGCTGTCATGGGCTTTAGTTTTGGCGGTTTATCCAATGTTACTGCCCAGATGCGCAATGAAAACATCAAGGCCATGGTCAGTCTGGATGGTACCGAAAGGTACCAGTATGCTTTATTGAAAAAATCACCCTTCTTTGATTTGAATAAATTGGATGTGCCCTACTTACATATGGCCCAAAAGGACATTCCTGAAATGGTGCTCAAGGAAGACAAGATTGACTCGACTCTTAATACTAGGTTTGATTTATATGACAGCCTATCCCTCAACAGAACTTATCGACTAAAATTTCTTGATTTAACCCATGCGTATTTCAGCACCCTGGGGGTTCTTTTTGAAGTTCGAGACACCAGACAAGACAAAAGTGATCTTGAAATAATGAATGCTTATAAATGGGTATCAATACTTAGTTTGAGTTTTTTGAAAGCCTATTTATTGGATGACAATATGGCAAAAACAACCTTCAAAGGCCAGTTAGAGCAGATTTCAACAAATAATAAAATCATAAGCTACCAAAAGAAGGGGCAAAAAGGCACTGCCTTTACTTTTAATGATTTCAATGATTTGGCTGCTTCAAAGGATTACAATGGACTATGGGAACTATATGAGCAAAGTAAAATTAAACACCCCAACCTTAACCTTCCGGAAGGAAGCTTAAATACCCTAGGACTTCAATTGATTTTTAATTCCAAAACCTCAAATCAAGGGGTGAATGTATTTAATTTGGCCATCAGATTATACCCCAAATCAGCCAATTTATATGATAGTTTGGCTGAGGGCTTTCTTTATTTGGGCAACCATAAAAAAGCCATTGTAAATTTTAAAAAATCACTTGATTTAAACCCTCATAATCAGAATGCCATAGACAGACTCAAGTCCCTTACAGCTACTCCTTAA
- a CDS encoding FAD-dependent oxidoreductase: MKRRKMMATMGAISLGLASSPLSKAEVVKKPYKITEKTIETDILIVGGGTAGVVAAIQAGRAGAKTTLVESGSQLGGTTTTGGVSFPGIFHAWGKQVIGGIGWELVMEAVNLNDDILPNFSIIPNNTTIRHWRHQVTVNPALYAMIAEEKCVEAGVDIHYYETPTSIEFKDGKWFVKTVGKGLSNEIICDQIIDCTGNATAASIAGFKLLREEDTQPGSFVFRIGGYDLEKLDLSKIPKEYHSRLKQNMLINSDVKVESSVNNFPPTSPYNYVYVHGADSSTSELHTKANLEGRASLLQLIRKLRTFPGCEKIKLLDARPETAIRETYRIDGLYKITHNDYVTGKVFEDSLSYSFYPIDLHRNGKSIYQEFLKEDVVATIPLRALIPKNSQNFLVAGRCLSSDRLANSALRVQASCMGMAQAAAVAAVLAIKHKVTPANVPLPELKNMLKEHGGIVPNA, from the coding sequence ATGAAGCGTAGAAAGATGATGGCCACCATGGGAGCCATTTCCCTTGGATTAGCCTCCTCACCACTTTCAAAAGCAGAGGTAGTAAAAAAACCGTATAAAATCACGGAGAAAACAATTGAAACCGATATTTTGATTGTTGGTGGTGGTACTGCTGGTGTGGTAGCAGCCATTCAGGCAGGAAGAGCAGGAGCTAAAACAACCCTGGTCGAAAGTGGTAGTCAATTGGGAGGAACAACCACTACCGGAGGGGTTTCCTTTCCCGGGATTTTCCATGCTTGGGGAAAACAGGTCATCGGAGGCATAGGATGGGAACTAGTGATGGAAGCCGTAAATCTAAACGATGATATCCTACCCAACTTCTCCATTATTCCCAATAATACAACCATTCGTCATTGGAGGCATCAGGTAACCGTCAATCCAGCACTTTACGCCATGATTGCGGAGGAAAAGTGTGTGGAAGCAGGTGTTGATATTCACTATTACGAAACGCCTACAAGTATCGAATTTAAAGATGGAAAATGGTTTGTGAAAACAGTGGGTAAAGGGCTTAGCAATGAGATTATATGTGATCAGATTATAGATTGTACCGGTAATGCTACCGCAGCCTCTATAGCAGGTTTTAAGCTTTTGAGAGAAGAAGATACCCAACCTGGATCATTTGTCTTCAGAATAGGTGGCTATGATTTGGAAAAGCTGGACCTGTCGAAGATTCCTAAAGAATACCATTCCAGGCTCAAGCAAAACATGCTTATCAATAGTGATGTGAAAGTGGAATCATCGGTTAATAATTTCCCTCCAACTTCTCCTTATAATTATGTCTACGTACATGGTGCTGACTCCTCTACCTCGGAGCTACATACAAAAGCGAACCTGGAGGGAAGGGCTTCATTGTTGCAATTGATTAGAAAATTAAGAACATTCCCAGGTTGTGAAAAGATAAAATTATTGGATGCACGACCTGAGACGGCCATTCGGGAAACCTACCGAATTGACGGACTCTATAAAATCACCCATAATGACTATGTTACAGGGAAAGTATTTGAAGACTCCTTGTCCTATTCATTTTATCCAATTGATTTGCATAGAAACGGGAAGTCCATTTACCAGGAATTTCTAAAGGAAGATGTGGTTGCCACAATTCCACTGAGGGCATTGATACCCAAAAACAGCCAGAATTTCTTGGTGGCCGGACGTTGTCTAAGCAGTGACAGGCTGGCCAATTCCGCACTACGTGTTCAAGCTTCTTGTATGGGAATGGCGCAGGCCGCAGCGGTCGCTGCAGTATTGGCCATCAAACATAAGGTAACACCAGCAAATGTTCCTCTTCCAGAATTGAAAAATATGCTAAAGGAACATGGAGGCATAGTACCCAATGCATAA
- a CDS encoding arylsulfatase, which yields MNITRTYHSYIISLTLAFSVCFSCTSNKKEIKEERSPNIIFILSDDLSWGDLGCYGQEKIKTPNIDRIAYEGIKFTNAYAGSSVCAPSRSSLMQGLHQGHARVRGNSYQSYRESLQEGDYTVAMLLKEAGYKTGLFGKWGLALNNQPGIPNKMGFDEFYGYLNQRQAHTYYPEFLYHNEEKVFFSGNQNHFEYENYSKASAYDEEGKVIPNGIEDPSAAVYSFDIINEKALDFVKQNKDQPFFLYLANTVPHGPLIVPELGQYKDKEWPIQHKEWAAMVSRMDGEVGKLMALLKDLNLDENTIIFFASDNGNSSQGYEKRYLDVQEGPTLSAFFKHRSPTRGQKGNEYNGGFHIPAIARWPAHIAAGTESDHIWAFWDFLPTAADLAGVSPPSGLDGISILPTLTGKGVQKQHEYLYWEHNQNQAIRWGDYFGHKASGADLELYNLKTDPQQQNDISDDNTEMVEKINNMMADSHRSSDVWPSPGESKEAFQKRMEEQNIPKKPNNIGHF from the coding sequence ATGAACATTACACGTACTTATCATTCTTACATCATCAGTCTTACTTTGGCCTTTAGTGTGTGTTTTTCTTGTACTTCCAATAAAAAGGAAATAAAAGAGGAAAGGTCTCCGAATATCATATTTATTTTAAGTGATGACTTGAGTTGGGGAGACTTAGGCTGCTATGGGCAGGAAAAAATCAAAACCCCAAACATTGACAGAATAGCCTATGAAGGAATCAAGTTTACCAATGCCTATGCAGGTAGTTCTGTTTGTGCTCCTTCCAGATCTTCTCTGATGCAGGGATTGCATCAGGGACATGCCAGAGTAAGGGGGAATTCTTACCAATCGTACCGTGAATCTTTACAAGAAGGAGATTATACCGTTGCCATGTTGCTCAAAGAAGCAGGGTACAAAACCGGTTTATTCGGCAAATGGGGTTTGGCCTTGAATAACCAACCCGGAATCCCGAACAAGATGGGATTCGATGAATTCTATGGATACCTCAATCAGCGTCAAGCCCATACCTATTATCCTGAATTTTTATATCACAATGAGGAAAAAGTATTTTTCTCAGGAAATCAAAACCATTTTGAATATGAAAATTATTCCAAGGCCAGTGCATATGATGAGGAAGGAAAAGTTATTCCAAATGGTATTGAAGACCCCTCAGCTGCTGTTTATTCTTTTGACATCATCAATGAAAAAGCCTTAGATTTTGTAAAACAGAACAAAGACCAGCCTTTCTTCTTGTACCTTGCGAATACCGTTCCGCATGGCCCACTTATCGTACCAGAACTTGGCCAATACAAAGACAAAGAATGGCCAATCCAACACAAAGAATGGGCGGCTATGGTTTCCAGAATGGATGGAGAAGTGGGCAAATTAATGGCTTTATTGAAAGACTTGAATTTGGATGAGAACACCATTATCTTCTTTGCCTCTGACAATGGGAATTCAAGTCAGGGCTATGAAAAAAGATACCTCGATGTTCAGGAGGGGCCTACATTGAGTGCGTTTTTCAAACACCGGTCTCCTACCAGAGGTCAGAAAGGAAACGAATACAATGGGGGATTTCATATTCCAGCTATTGCTCGTTGGCCTGCACACATTGCAGCAGGCACAGAAAGTGATCATATCTGGGCTTTTTGGGATTTCCTTCCCACAGCAGCTGATTTGGCTGGAGTAAGTCCCCCTTCGGGCTTGGATGGAATCAGTATATTGCCAACCCTCACCGGCAAAGGAGTACAGAAGCAACATGAATACCTCTACTGGGAACACAATCAAAATCAAGCCATAAGATGGGGAGACTATTTTGGCCACAAGGCAAGTGGTGCGGATTTGGAATTGTACAATTTAAAAACTGATCCGCAACAGCAAAATGACATCAGTGATGACAATACGGAGATGGTGGAAAAAATCAATAATATGATGGCTGATTCCCATCGTTCCAGCGATGTATGGCCAAGCCCAGGTGAAAGTAAGGAAGCTTTTCAGAAAAGGATGGAAGAGCAAAACATTCCTAAAAAACCCAATAATATTGGCCATTTTTAG
- a CDS encoding toxin-antitoxin system YwqK family antitoxin, whose product MRNLMCILLIQLIVSCGQASKKDDKSFKQETFTRLEVPSSTIDKSKLVYDNKISIWTLDGEKFSGYALTYFPDGTIKQKMGILEGRKQNETKDWYANGQIKHIAHYHKGKLHGEKKTWSADSRHLLISLLNYNSGKLHGVQKKWYSTGELFKVLNMNMGKEEGIQKAFRENGDLFANYEAKEGRNYGLKRAFLCVGLEDEVVQYEN is encoded by the coding sequence ATGAGAAACTTAATGTGTATCCTTCTAATTCAATTGATCGTCAGCTGTGGACAAGCCTCAAAAAAGGATGATAAAAGCTTTAAACAGGAAACATTCACCCGCTTGGAGGTTCCCTCAAGTACGATCGATAAATCTAAGCTTGTTTATGACAACAAGATTTCGATTTGGACCTTAGATGGGGAAAAATTTTCAGGTTATGCTTTAACTTATTTTCCTGACGGCACTATAAAACAAAAGATGGGTATCCTGGAAGGTCGAAAGCAAAATGAAACCAAGGATTGGTATGCCAATGGACAAATCAAACACATAGCCCATTATCACAAGGGGAAATTACATGGTGAGAAAAAAACCTGGTCTGCCGATTCAAGGCACCTTTTAATCTCCCTCCTAAATTATAATTCTGGAAAGTTACATGGGGTGCAAAAAAAATGGTACTCCACAGGTGAGCTATTTAAGGTACTCAATATGAATATGGGCAAAGAGGAAGGCATCCAAAAAGCTTTTAGGGAAAATGGAGACCTCTTCGCCAATTATGAAGCAAAAGAGGGCAGAAATTACGGGCTAAAAAGAGCTTTTCTTTGTGTAGGGCTGGAAGATGAAGTAGTACAGTATGAAAATTAA
- a CDS encoding winged helix-turn-helix transcriptional regulator yields the protein MYKFKGKEYPCCASLTMGLIGGKWKTVILFHLRNEAMRYNELRKEMPTVTERTLSLQLKTLEEDGIIKRKVYTSKPPLKVVYSLTDFGKTLIPVVQSIADWGHNVVHNGIEVSE from the coding sequence ATGTATAAATTTAAAGGCAAAGAATACCCTTGTTGTGCCAGTCTAACGATGGGACTAATTGGTGGTAAGTGGAAAACAGTAATTCTGTTTCACCTAAGAAATGAAGCCATGAGGTACAATGAACTGAGGAAAGAAATGCCCACAGTTACGGAGCGTACTTTAAGCTTGCAGTTGAAAACCTTAGAAGAAGATGGTATTATCAAAAGAAAGGTATATACCAGTAAACCCCCTCTTAAAGTAGTTTATTCCCTGACCGATTTTGGAAAAACATTGATTCCGGTGGTTCAATCCATAGCAGATTGGGGACACAATGTTGTTCACAATGGCATTGAAGTTTCTGAATAA
- a CDS encoding Crp/Fnr family transcriptional regulator, translated as MNPISNFIAQIDQKQLWEKNLELNRKEYLKVKGSIDTNLYFVVSGSLRIYLLEEFEENIIRFGYQNNFIAALDSFISEKPSDLYIQAIKKTQLKVIKKASFMAFIDSSTENTKIWQQMLGELIYQQMERERDILTSSPLERYKRVLARSPQLFQEIPNKHIASYLRMTPETLSRLKKS; from the coding sequence ATGAATCCAATTTCAAACTTTATTGCGCAAATTGACCAGAAGCAATTGTGGGAGAAAAACCTGGAATTGAACAGAAAGGAATATTTAAAGGTTAAGGGTAGCATAGACACAAACCTCTATTTTGTGGTCAGCGGGAGCTTGAGAATCTATTTGCTAGAAGAGTTTGAAGAGAACATAATAAGGTTTGGATACCAAAACAACTTCATTGCTGCATTGGATTCTTTTATTAGTGAAAAGCCTTCTGATTTATACATCCAAGCAATCAAAAAAACGCAATTAAAGGTAATCAAAAAGGCAAGCTTCATGGCATTTATTGACAGCTCAACTGAAAACACCAAAATCTGGCAACAGATGCTCGGAGAGTTAATTTACCAACAGATGGAAAGAGAACGAGATATTTTAACAAGCTCACCACTAGAAAGGTACAAAAGAGTATTGGCCAGAAGTCCTCAATTGTTTCAGGAAATCCCTAACAAACACATCGCTTCTTACTTAAGAATGACACCGGAAACATTGTCTAGGCTAAAAAAATCTTGA
- a CDS encoding oxygen-insensitive NAD(P)H-dependent nitroreductase NfsB, whose product MDIKNVLNWRYSTKEFDPNKKISKEDFEQVKALLRMSPSSTNLQPWHFIIASTEEGKKRIAKGTQGFYSFNETKVLNASHVILFCSRITADEDYMQHVLAVEDLDGRFPNEQVKQGMHGGRNAFANIHKYDLKDLPHWLEKQVYLNIGNFLLGVAALNIDAVPMEGIDVKALDEEFGLREKGFTAVTAVSIGYRTTTDFNTTDKTPKSRLPEQEIFTLV is encoded by the coding sequence ATGGACATTAAAAATGTATTAAACTGGCGTTATTCCACTAAAGAATTTGATCCAAACAAGAAAATTTCAAAAGAAGATTTTGAACAGGTCAAGGCACTTTTAAGAATGAGTCCTTCTAGTACGAATTTACAACCCTGGCATTTTATTATTGCATCAACTGAAGAAGGCAAAAAACGAATTGCCAAAGGAACACAAGGGTTTTATTCCTTCAATGAAACCAAGGTATTAAATGCTTCCCATGTCATTTTATTTTGTTCAAGAATCACTGCAGATGAAGACTATATGCAACATGTATTGGCCGTGGAAGACCTGGATGGTAGATTTCCAAATGAACAGGTAAAACAAGGTATGCATGGCGGTAGAAACGCCTTTGCAAACATCCACAAATACGATCTGAAAGACCTACCACATTGGTTAGAAAAACAAGTTTATTTGAACATAGGCAATTTCTTACTCGGAGTGGCTGCTCTTAACATCGATGCAGTACCTATGGAAGGTATTGACGTAAAAGCATTAGATGAGGAGTTTGGTTTAAGAGAAAAAGGATTTACTGCAGTAACCGCCGTTTCCATAGGTTACCGGACAACCACAGATTTTAACACTACAGACAAGACACCAAAATCAAGACTACCAGAGCAGGAGATTTTTACCCTTGTTTAA
- a CDS encoding YHYH protein, whose amino-acid sequence MKVPSLLTLVFVVSSLLFSSCASDEETCTETTWYQDSDGDGLGNPSVSTTSCTQPSGYVADSNDDDDSIATSTGSTPVAAFDEFNEDAVTVSFDDDEITIESNGLPNHTSPYWSESNSLYIAPSVANESQMSPGTISSTSYTLTVQATPEKASSSSATGLGAIGIAVTGVPIFNDEEGPNIALSANVASGFDYAGAHMGPTGYHYHLEASNVTENTTLSYDDEKLVGILQDGFLLYGRKCDATSDHPSDLDASGGHIAATQHSDGEEFYHYHIINETYIGSYILLFGVDLQGTPNTIM is encoded by the coding sequence ATGAAAGTCCCAAGTTTATTAACACTCGTTTTTGTAGTATCAAGCCTTTTGTTTTCTTCATGCGCCAGTGATGAAGAAACTTGTACTGAAACTACATGGTATCAGGATTCAGATGGTGACGGTTTGGGAAATCCAAGTGTAAGTACCACATCTTGTACCCAACCCAGTGGATATGTGGCAGACAGCAATGATGATGATGACTCCATTGCAACCTCCACGGGTAGTACACCTGTTGCAGCCTTCGATGAATTCAATGAAGATGCGGTGACTGTTTCTTTTGATGACGATGAGATAACCATTGAATCCAACGGATTGCCAAATCATACCTCACCCTACTGGAGCGAAAGCAACAGCTTGTATATAGCACCAAGTGTGGCCAATGAAAGTCAAATGTCTCCAGGTACTATATCAAGCACGAGTTACACACTTACTGTGCAAGCTACTCCGGAGAAGGCTTCTTCAAGTTCAGCTACAGGATTGGGGGCTATAGGCATCGCTGTGACCGGAGTTCCAATTTTTAATGATGAAGAAGGTCCAAATATCGCTTTATCTGCCAATGTAGCCTCTGGTTTCGACTATGCAGGTGCGCATATGGGACCTACCGGTTACCATTACCATTTGGAGGCTTCAAATGTGACGGAAAACACCACTTTGTCCTATGACGATGAAAAACTAGTAGGAATACTACAGGATGGTTTTTTACTCTACGGAAGAAAATGTGATGCTACAAGTGATCACCCTTCAGATTTAGACGCTTCAGGTGGACATATTGCTGCTACCCAACATAGTGATGGAGAAGAATTTTATCATTATCACATCATCAACGAGACCTATATAGGTTCATACATACTGTTATTTGGTGTAGACCTTCAAGGCACTCCTAACACCATTATGTAA
- a CDS encoding phage tail sheath family protein yields MPNQRKTPGVYVQELDSFVGIVPVATSIPVFIGYTHNTSYNGEDLRNKPRRVTSLSDYYTIFGNEPPVTQFDLEKTTTDAADFTFGDVGESYLVKANGPQYRMHSALQFFYNNGGEECYVVCVGDYKDRIKAADLKTAVDLLEKETVPTLLIIPEAVELYDDSQSALKDRYKDAYSLQSHMINHCGSMGNRMAILDIPRGYWEPEKNPSESIDAFRDNVIPSQSAYYSFAAAYYPWLHTILYLEAAFSYENLSGNAMITLDTLLKMDASQVPEQSKGAFLLMISQLTGQAAAEGADAPPTEDPKLSKEEQLKIKADRQKNAHNNLQSISKAYKLVLRTIQKKVNTMPPSAAMAGIYTSVDNSRGVWNAPENVSISSVKAPTINVTTEMQGDLNVPLSGLAINAIRTFPGQGVLVWGARTMDGNSQDWRYLNVRRTAIFLEQSIKSAIRVYVYEPNTANIWAAIKSEIANFLTYVWKQGGLMGSIPAEAFVVYIGLGSTMTAEDILNGILRVSVKVALSHPGEFIELSFEQEMGKV; encoded by the coding sequence ATGCCTAATCAAAGAAAAACCCCAGGCGTTTATGTACAGGAACTTGATTCCTTTGTGGGAATAGTTCCGGTAGCCACTTCCATTCCTGTTTTTATAGGCTATACGCACAATACAAGTTACAATGGAGAGGATTTGCGCAATAAGCCGCGCAGGGTAACCTCGCTGTCTGATTATTATACGATTTTCGGCAATGAACCGCCAGTGACTCAATTTGACCTTGAAAAGACCACAACCGATGCAGCGGATTTTACCTTTGGGGATGTTGGGGAAAGCTACCTGGTAAAAGCAAATGGGCCGCAATACCGAATGCACAGTGCCCTTCAATTTTTCTATAACAATGGCGGAGAGGAATGCTATGTAGTTTGTGTTGGCGATTACAAAGACCGGATCAAGGCAGCGGACTTAAAAACGGCAGTAGACCTACTGGAAAAAGAAACCGTCCCTACCCTACTTATTATTCCGGAGGCAGTGGAATTATACGATGACAGCCAATCGGCTTTGAAAGACAGATATAAAGACGCTTATTCATTACAATCCCATATGATCAACCATTGTGGGTCCATGGGCAACCGTATGGCCATTTTGGACATACCCAGGGGCTATTGGGAACCTGAAAAAAATCCATCAGAGAGCATTGATGCCTTTAGGGATAACGTGATCCCATCGCAATCCGCTTACTATTCTTTTGCAGCAGCCTATTATCCCTGGCTACATACAATATTGTATCTCGAAGCTGCCTTCTCCTATGAAAACCTATCAGGCAATGCCATGATAACACTGGACACCTTGCTCAAAATGGATGCTTCGCAAGTTCCTGAACAATCAAAAGGAGCATTTTTGCTTATGATATCCCAACTGACAGGCCAGGCTGCTGCTGAAGGAGCCGATGCTCCTCCAACGGAAGATCCCAAATTAAGCAAAGAAGAACAACTAAAAATCAAAGCCGACCGTCAAAAAAACGCGCATAACAACCTTCAATCCATTAGCAAGGCGTATAAACTGGTGCTTAGAACAATCCAGAAGAAAGTAAATACAATGCCTCCATCTGCTGCCATGGCGGGGATTTATACCTCCGTAGATAACTCCCGGGGAGTATGGAATGCACCGGAAAATGTCTCCATTTCAAGTGTGAAAGCTCCTACCATCAACGTAACCACTGAAATGCAGGGGGACCTCAATGTGCCTTTGTCGGGTCTTGCGATAAATGCTATTCGTACTTTCCCGGGACAAGGAGTTTTGGTCTGGGGTGCCCGCACCATGGATGGCAACTCTCAAGACTGGAGGTATCTCAACGTAAGGCGAACAGCCATCTTCTTGGAGCAATCAATTAAATCCGCTATTCGAGTCTATGTATATGAACCCAATACTGCTAATATTTGGGCAGCGATTAAAAGTGAGATTGCAAACTTTTTAACGTATGTATGGAAACAAGGAGGACTTATGGGCTCAATTCCTGCGGAGGCTTTTGTCGTGTACATAGGTTTGGGCAGCACCATGACGGCAGAAGACATTTTAAACGGTATCTTACGTGTATCCGTAAAAGTAGCCCTTTCACACCCGGGAGAGTTTATTGAATTAAGCTTTGAACAAGAAATGGGGAAGGTTTAA